The Niastella koreensis GR20-10 genome includes a window with the following:
- a CDS encoding mandelate racemase/muconate lactonizing enzyme family protein, producing the protein MKILHTDIYKFSIPMHPFTIATGTMHYAQNIFIRVHTDAGLYGVGECSAFPMIVGETQATCFEMAKDFAALWKNKDASAIEERLQDLHSFTAFNATIKSAFDMALYDLAAKAAGQPLYKFLGTTAKKELETDLTIGIDPPEQMAAKAIDFVKRGVRIIKIKLGKNAKEDVERVRKIREAVGPAIGLRIDANQGWSYEDALFALTHMGSFNVQFCEQPMRYWDDDKLPALVKQSPIKLMADESVFDHHDAKRIIAAGACDYVNIKFSKSGGIWEAQKIHAVCREHNIPNMMGGMLESRVALSAFAHFALAHDNVVFYDMDTCMLGHKTDPVTGGVQYKGFLLEVPETPGIGADADEAFLQTLEKVTV; encoded by the coding sequence ATGAAGATCCTCCACACCGATATCTACAAGTTCAGCATCCCCATGCACCCCTTTACCATTGCCACCGGCACCATGCACTATGCCCAGAATATTTTCATCAGGGTGCATACCGATGCCGGCCTATATGGCGTGGGTGAATGCTCGGCATTCCCCATGATCGTGGGGGAAACCCAGGCTACCTGTTTTGAAATGGCGAAAGATTTTGCCGCCCTCTGGAAAAACAAGGATGCTTCGGCTATTGAAGAACGGTTACAGGACTTACATAGCTTCACTGCCTTCAACGCCACCATTAAAAGCGCCTTCGATATGGCGCTGTACGATCTGGCTGCCAAAGCAGCAGGCCAACCCTTATACAAATTCCTGGGCACCACCGCCAAAAAGGAACTGGAAACCGATCTCACCATAGGTATCGATCCCCCCGAACAAATGGCAGCCAAAGCCATTGACTTTGTAAAACGGGGCGTACGCATTATTAAAATAAAACTGGGGAAGAACGCCAAAGAAGATGTGGAACGGGTACGGAAGATCCGCGAAGCGGTAGGTCCCGCCATTGGCCTGCGCATAGATGCCAACCAGGGCTGGAGTTATGAGGATGCCCTTTTTGCATTGACCCATATGGGCTCTTTTAACGTTCAGTTTTGCGAGCAGCCCATGCGGTATTGGGACGATGATAAATTACCGGCGCTGGTTAAACAATCTCCTATAAAGCTCATGGCCGATGAAAGCGTATTTGACCACCACGATGCCAAACGTATAATTGCAGCCGGGGCCTGCGACTATGTAAACATTAAATTCTCGAAATCGGGCGGCATTTGGGAAGCGCAAAAAATACATGCCGTATGCAGGGAGCATAACATTCCCAATATGATGGGCGGCATGCTGGAAAGCCGGGTAGCGCTGTCGGCCTTTGCGCATTTTGCGCTGGCCCACGATAATGTTGTTTTTTACGACATGGATACCTGCATGCTGGGGCATAAAACCGATCCTGTTACCGGTGGCGTGCAATACAAAGGCTTTTTGCTGGAAGTGCCCGAAACACCCGGCATTGGTGCAGATGCCGACGAAGCATTTTTACAAACCCTTGAAAAAGTGACAGTTTAG
- a CDS encoding acyl-CoA thioesterase, giving the protein MDQFSKTAKESVVTMTELVLPNDTNMFGNLMGGRLMYWMDIAAALAAMKHCGTPVVTASVDNISFENPIKLGNAVHIQARVSRAFNTSMEIFMSVWGEDALHQYKYKSNEAYFTFVALDPNGKPRKVPNLLPESEEEKELFEGALRRRQVRLILGGKMKPDDATELKALFKL; this is encoded by the coding sequence ATGGACCAGTTTTCTAAAACGGCCAAAGAATCCGTAGTCACGATGACTGAGTTGGTATTGCCCAACGATACCAATATGTTTGGCAATTTAATGGGGGGACGTTTAATGTACTGGATGGATATTGCAGCTGCCCTGGCAGCTATGAAGCATTGCGGCACACCGGTGGTAACAGCTTCCGTTGATAATATCAGCTTCGAGAATCCCATAAAACTGGGCAACGCGGTACATATTCAGGCCAGGGTTTCCCGGGCTTTTAATACGTCTATGGAGATCTTTATGAGTGTTTGGGGCGAAGATGCCCTGCACCAGTATAAATACAAAAGCAACGAGGCCTATTTTACTTTTGTGGCGCTGGACCCTAATGGCAAGCCTCGTAAAGTACCTAACCTGCTCCCCGAATCGGAAGAAGAAAAGGAATTATTTGAGGGCGCTTTGCGCAGAAGACAGGTACGCCTTATACTTGGTGGCAAAATGAAACCTGATGACGCTACTGAACTAAAGGCCCTCTTTAAATTATAA
- a CDS encoding lysophospholipid acyltransferase family protein produces MSSFSERLRHFKLVRKILYPIIGIITWPGLVIFNKLQIRGTEHIAKLPRKNVLFVSNHQTYFADVITFLHIFCAVKWRKKNKLGVPYYLLNPFTNVYYVAAEETMRGSFISRLFTLGGALTVKRTWRSAGTEVRKGLDPSDTRKITRALEGNWVITFPQGTTTPFAPGRKGTAHIIKLCKPIVVPVVINGFWRAFNKKGLKFKKKGTLLTVTFKEPLQIDYEAPTEVILAQVMDAIEQSKSFMLRGPQHRKPIG; encoded by the coding sequence ATGAGTTCGTTTAGTGAACGGTTAAGACATTTCAAACTGGTACGAAAAATATTATACCCCATCATAGGCATTATAACCTGGCCAGGCCTGGTTATTTTTAATAAACTACAGATCAGGGGCACCGAGCATATTGCCAAACTGCCGCGGAAGAACGTGCTTTTTGTAAGCAATCACCAAACCTACTTTGCCGACGTTATTACCTTCCTGCATATCTTCTGCGCCGTGAAATGGCGTAAGAAGAATAAACTGGGCGTTCCCTATTATTTGTTGAACCCATTTACCAACGTATACTATGTGGCTGCCGAAGAAACCATGCGGGGCAGTTTTATCAGCCGCTTGTTTACCCTCGGTGGCGCTTTAACCGTTAAGCGGACCTGGCGTTCGGCTGGTACAGAGGTGCGCAAAGGACTGGACCCTTCAGACACCCGGAAAATAACCCGGGCGCTCGAAGGCAACTGGGTAATCACTTTTCCGCAGGGAACCACAACGCCCTTTGCCCCCGGCAGAAAAGGCACAGCGCATATTATAAAGCTCTGCAAGCCTATTGTTGTACCGGTGGTGATCAACGGTTTCTGGCGCGCTTTTAACAAGAAAGGATTGAAGTTTAAAAAGAAAGGCACCTTACTGACCGTAACGTTTAAGGAGCCGCTGCAAATAGATTATGAAGCGCCCACTGAAGTAATACTGGCGCAGGTGATGGATGCCATCGAGCAAAGCAAATCGTTTATGCTGAGAGGCCCACAGCACAGAAAACCAATTGGCTAA